From one Pecten maximus chromosome 8, xPecMax1.1, whole genome shotgun sequence genomic stretch:
- the LOC117333221 gene encoding enolase-phosphatase E1-like isoform X1, which produces MSKVQMNIDLLLPFVRRTFEKKPVTGDFQHYLKYVLAMRTVCDITNEYNNEENSEIHTLKIQTAKTIPAPKRFLDWLMSHNDSILDEMPVEDRRFKGSNVTRFILEEADNKLLSLLTDTLTNFDEKMEDQSSKKRNKSAKKKRKLEREMNGQEDMPDSELFFLDTGSSKQNDDTNTEDHVTKKNKISKKKRKASKEMEEEENTPDSELFFLDTGGSTQDQDSEMEEHVPKKKKKQKKKKESEETTGLEKQQGTQLFFLDTVGNQEKQATNKLKENQETEVYVIDTTKFQQNLDDIEIVDQEESDDSIEITDITIGEPAISSGDEEEIEANESDRRDMEEDESDVEGQSDASNTDNDEEQIKKTTEGNLVRNIGEAMDEDIVADDVDSVTDEGRKGEYSVEDEEEKSGEEISDDECAEDDDEVDNSEDSVEDEEEKSGEEISDDECAEEDDEVDNSEGKSYQEQTEEMLATFVDKSPREVLEEDTGEREITLSTPEQKKPVPELPVSGRSTRQRQTSKNIVVTTGASQLSVKQQKGSGTPGIQESQTTSVLEKKQTPLSLRTRSSDKPSVMSPRKSTPGKGLSVVQPEITSPKKRSSVTSPGNTSPSKRSSVASLGNTSPSKRSSVASLGNTSPSKRSSVASLGNTSPSKRSSVDTPIVKSTKKQSSVDTPKLEKRLFTDVLEFTSEDIEDNVFSPKKQVKGVTPKKKGTGDMEVIDGSYSGETSVKTSTRKRRTELKTPDQSKQIDGATSRRKSNIKKDIFDFESDEEVILKTLGRKQKSETDRPETPKTESNRLKTQHTPKTEGDKFKTPKSVKEGNKSYSRSGKESVEILSNEVIPDSNDSDGESGEDFPLLNSPIKESCKVSSRSNKTSHSKKVVPTPDYTDTPRPQRTKRISTEKLTSLKSHNSLPSPVVDDVQHSSKQSRTNGRKSRTSASVDSDVDIDSGDTAVSALTAANLATKASPEKRYSLRATRQRRESGGSNVSNSSMVTRSRTSVSEDLESNLSQNKTKVSSRLQTLDEDNDSDNKVISIKETQIRSSKRKSMSSTNVELPRKSGRRFSLR; this is translated from the exons ATGTCAAAGGTTCAGATGAATATTGACCTACTGCTGCCGTTTGTTAG GAGGACCTTTGAGAAGAAGCCTGTTACAGGGGACTTTCAACACTACCTAAAATATGTGTTAGCCATGCGGACTGTCTGTGATATCACTAATGAATATAACAATGAGGAAAACAGCGAGATCCATACTCTCAAAAttcag ACTGCGAAGACCATCCCTGCCCCCAAACGTTTCCTTGATTGGTTAATGAGCCATAATGACAGCATATTAGATGAAATGCCTGTGGAAGATCGGCGCTTTAAGGGGTCAAATGTCACCAGATTCATCCTGGAGGAGGCCGACAATAAACTCCTGTCATTACTGACTGAC ACTCTGACAAATTTTGATGAGAAGATGGAGGATCAAAGTTCCAAAAAGAGAAACAAATCTGCcaaaaagaaacgaaaattAGAGAGAGAG ATGAATGGACAAGAAGACATGCCAGATTCTGAGCTGTTCTTCCTGGACACAGGTAGCAGTAAACAG AATGATGATACAAATACAGAGGATCATGTTacaaaaaagaataaaatatcaaaaaagaAACGAAAAGCATCCAAAGAG ATGGAGGAAGAAGAAAACACACCAGACTCAGAGCTATTCTTCCTGGACACAGGTGGCAGTACACAG GATCAAGATTCAGAAATGGAGGAACACGTAccgaaaaagaaaaagaaacaaaagaagaaaaaagaatcTGAAGAG ACAACTGGACTAGAAAAACAACAGGGTACACAGCTATTCTTCCTAGACACAGTAGGAAATCAGGAAAAACAG GCTACAAACAAACTAAAGGAGAATCAGGAGACTGAAGTGTATGTCATTGACACTACAAAATTCCAGCAAAATCTG GATGACATTGAAATTGTAGATCAAGAAGAGAGTGATGACTCGATAGAAATAACTGATATCACTATCGGTGAACCCGCCATATCATCTGGTGATGAAGAG GAAATTGAGGCTAATGAGTCAGACAGAAGGGATATGGAGGAGGACGAATCTGATGTGGAAGGCCAGAGTGACGCCAGCAACACAGACAATGATGAGgaacagataaaaaaaactactgAAGGAAATCTAGTCAGAAATATTGGTGAAGCGATGGATGAAGATATTGTGGCAGATGATGTAGATTCTGTTACAGATGAGGGGAGAAAAGGAGAATATTCTGTTGAAGATGAGGAAGAGAAATCTGGCGAAGAAATCAGTGATGATGAGTGTGCTGAGGACGACGATGAAGTGGACAATTCTGAAGATTCTGTTGAAGATGAGGAAGAGAAATCTGGCGAAGAAATCAGTGATGATGAGTGTGCTGAGGAAGACGATGAAGTGGACAATTCTGAAGGAAAATCTTATCAAGAACAAACAGAAGAAATGCTGGCAACCTTTGTAGACAAAAGTCCCAGAGAAGTGCTGGAAGAGGATACAGgtgaaagggagataactctatcgACACCTGAACAGAAGAAACCTGTCCCAGAGCTACCAGTGTCGGGAAGGTCTACTAGGCAGAGACAGACATCTAAAAACATTGTAGTCACTACTGGAGCATCTCAACTAAGTGTTAAACAACAAAAGGGTAGTGGAACACCAGGCATACAGGAATCTCAGACTACCTCAGTACTGGAGAAAAAGCAAACACCATTGTCATTGAGGACGAGGTCTTCAGACAAACCATCAGTCATGTCGCCTAGAAAATCCACACCTGGGAAAGGGTTGTCAGTCGTTCAGCCTGAAATTACCTCACCCAAGAAACGATCATCAGTCACAAGTCCTGGAAACACATCACCCAGCAAAAGATCATCAGTGGCTAGTCTTGGAAACACCTCACCCAGCAAAAGATCATCAGTGGCTAGTCTTGGAAACACCTCACCCAGCAAAAGATCATCAGTCGCCAGTCTTGGAAACACCTCACCCAGCAAAAGATCATCTGTTGACACACCTATTGTTAAATCAACCAAGAAACAATCATCAGTTGATACACCTAAACTTGAGAAAAGGCTATTCACAGATGTTCTTGAGTTTACTTCAGAGGACATAGAAGACAATGTATTTTCGCCAAAGAAACAGGTTAAGGGAGtaacaccaaaaaaaaaaggtacAGGAGACATGGAAGTGATAGATGGGTCATATTCAGGTGAAACATCAGTAAAAACATCAACAAGGAAACGAAGAACCGAACTCAAGACTCCAGATCAAAGTAAACAAATAGATGGAGCCACTTCACGCAGAAAATCCAATatcaaaaaagatatttttgattttgaatccGATGAAGAAGTGATTTTGAAAACATTGGGAAGAAAGCAGAAAAGCGAAACGGATAGACCGGAAACCCCCAAGACTGAGTCCAATAGACTAAAAACTCAACATACTCCCAAAACTGAAGGTGACAAATTTAAAACTCCTAAAAGTGTAAAAGAAGGAAATAAATCCTATTCACGGTCAGGGAAAGAGTCAGTAGAAATTCTAAGTAATGAAGTCATTCCAGATTCAAATGATTCTGATGGTGAAAGTGGAGAGGACTTTCCCTTGTTGAATTCTCCTATTAAAGAGAGTTGTAAGGTCTCTTCAAGGTCTAATAAAACCTCACACAGTAAAAAGGTTGTACCAACACCTGATTATACTGATACTCCAAGGCCACAAAGGACCAAAAGGATTTCTACAGAGAAACTTACATCTTTAAAATCTCACAATTCACTTCCTTCTCCTGTAGTTGACGATGTTCAGCATTCTTCCAAACAAAGTCGGACAAACGGGAGGAAGTCTCGCACCAGTGCTAGTGTTGACTCTGATGTGGACATTGACAGTGGTGATACTGCTGTGTCAGCACTTACTGCTGCTAACCTAGCAACAAAAGCATCTCCAGAAAAACGCTACTCATTGAGAGCTACACGGCAACGGAGGGAATCTGGGGGTTCTAATGTCAGTAACTCCTCAATGGTGACACGGTCGAGGACGAGTGTTTCTGAGGATTTAGAGTCTAACTTATCacagaacaaaacaaaagtttCCTCAAGGTTACAAACATTGGATGAGGACAATGACTCGGATAACAAGGTCATCTCCATTAAG gaAACACAGATCCGATCTTCAAAGAG GAAATCAATGTCGTCTACAAACGTTGAGTTACCACGTAAATCAGGAAGAC GATTCTCTTTAAGATAA
- the LOC117333221 gene encoding enolase-phosphatase E1-like isoform X2, whose translation MSKVQMNIDLLLPFVRRTFEKKPVTGDFQHYLKYVLAMRTVCDITNEYNNEENSEIHTLKIQTAKTIPAPKRFLDWLMSHNDSILDEMPVEDRRFKGSNVTRFILEEADNKLLSLLTDTLTNFDEKMEDQSSKKRNKSAKKKRKLEREMNGQEDMPDSELFFLDTGSSKQNDDTNTEDHVTKKNKISKKKRKASKEMEEEENTPDSELFFLDTGGSTQDQDSEMEEHVPKKKKKQKKKKESEETTGLEKQQGTQLFFLDTVGNQEKQATNKLKENQETEVYVIDTTKFQQNLDDIEIVDQEESDDSIEITDITIGEPAISSGDEEEIEANESDRRDMEEDESDVEGQSDASNTDNDEEQIKKTTEGNLVRNIGEAMDEDIVADDVDSVTDEEEKSGEEISDDECAEDDDEVDNSEDSVEDEEEKSGEEISDDECAEEDDEVDNSEGKSYQEQTEEMLATFVDKSPREVLEEDTGEREITLSTPEQKKPVPELPVSGRSTRQRQTSKNIVVTTGASQLSVKQQKGSGTPGIQESQTTSVLEKKQTPLSLRTRSSDKPSVMSPRKSTPGKGLSVVQPEITSPKKRSSVTSPGNTSPSKRSSVASLGNTSPSKRSSVASLGNTSPSKRSSVASLGNTSPSKRSSVDTPIVKSTKKQSSVDTPKLEKRLFTDVLEFTSEDIEDNVFSPKKQVKGVTPKKKGTGDMEVIDGSYSGETSVKTSTRKRRTELKTPDQSKQIDGATSRRKSNIKKDIFDFESDEEVILKTLGRKQKSETDRPETPKTESNRLKTQHTPKTEGDKFKTPKSVKEGNKSYSRSGKESVEILSNEVIPDSNDSDGESGEDFPLLNSPIKESCKVSSRSNKTSHSKKVVPTPDYTDTPRPQRTKRISTEKLTSLKSHNSLPSPVVDDVQHSSKQSRTNGRKSRTSASVDSDVDIDSGDTAVSALTAANLATKASPEKRYSLRATRQRRESGGSNVSNSSMVTRSRTSVSEDLESNLSQNKTKVSSRLQTLDEDNDSDNKVISIKETQIRSSKRKSMSSTNVELPRKSGRRFSLR comes from the exons ATGTCAAAGGTTCAGATGAATATTGACCTACTGCTGCCGTTTGTTAG GAGGACCTTTGAGAAGAAGCCTGTTACAGGGGACTTTCAACACTACCTAAAATATGTGTTAGCCATGCGGACTGTCTGTGATATCACTAATGAATATAACAATGAGGAAAACAGCGAGATCCATACTCTCAAAAttcag ACTGCGAAGACCATCCCTGCCCCCAAACGTTTCCTTGATTGGTTAATGAGCCATAATGACAGCATATTAGATGAAATGCCTGTGGAAGATCGGCGCTTTAAGGGGTCAAATGTCACCAGATTCATCCTGGAGGAGGCCGACAATAAACTCCTGTCATTACTGACTGAC ACTCTGACAAATTTTGATGAGAAGATGGAGGATCAAAGTTCCAAAAAGAGAAACAAATCTGCcaaaaagaaacgaaaattAGAGAGAGAG ATGAATGGACAAGAAGACATGCCAGATTCTGAGCTGTTCTTCCTGGACACAGGTAGCAGTAAACAG AATGATGATACAAATACAGAGGATCATGTTacaaaaaagaataaaatatcaaaaaagaAACGAAAAGCATCCAAAGAG ATGGAGGAAGAAGAAAACACACCAGACTCAGAGCTATTCTTCCTGGACACAGGTGGCAGTACACAG GATCAAGATTCAGAAATGGAGGAACACGTAccgaaaaagaaaaagaaacaaaagaagaaaaaagaatcTGAAGAG ACAACTGGACTAGAAAAACAACAGGGTACACAGCTATTCTTCCTAGACACAGTAGGAAATCAGGAAAAACAG GCTACAAACAAACTAAAGGAGAATCAGGAGACTGAAGTGTATGTCATTGACACTACAAAATTCCAGCAAAATCTG GATGACATTGAAATTGTAGATCAAGAAGAGAGTGATGACTCGATAGAAATAACTGATATCACTATCGGTGAACCCGCCATATCATCTGGTGATGAAGAG GAAATTGAGGCTAATGAGTCAGACAGAAGGGATATGGAGGAGGACGAATCTGATGTGGAAGGCCAGAGTGACGCCAGCAACACAGACAATGATGAGgaacagataaaaaaaactactgAAGGAAATCTAGTCAGAAATATTGGTGAAGCGATGGATGAAGATATTGTGGCAGATGATGTAGATTCTGTTACAG ATGAGGAAGAGAAATCTGGCGAAGAAATCAGTGATGATGAGTGTGCTGAGGACGACGATGAAGTGGACAATTCTGAAGATTCTGTTGAAGATGAGGAAGAGAAATCTGGCGAAGAAATCAGTGATGATGAGTGTGCTGAGGAAGACGATGAAGTGGACAATTCTGAAGGAAAATCTTATCAAGAACAAACAGAAGAAATGCTGGCAACCTTTGTAGACAAAAGTCCCAGAGAAGTGCTGGAAGAGGATACAGgtgaaagggagataactctatcgACACCTGAACAGAAGAAACCTGTCCCAGAGCTACCAGTGTCGGGAAGGTCTACTAGGCAGAGACAGACATCTAAAAACATTGTAGTCACTACTGGAGCATCTCAACTAAGTGTTAAACAACAAAAGGGTAGTGGAACACCAGGCATACAGGAATCTCAGACTACCTCAGTACTGGAGAAAAAGCAAACACCATTGTCATTGAGGACGAGGTCTTCAGACAAACCATCAGTCATGTCGCCTAGAAAATCCACACCTGGGAAAGGGTTGTCAGTCGTTCAGCCTGAAATTACCTCACCCAAGAAACGATCATCAGTCACAAGTCCTGGAAACACATCACCCAGCAAAAGATCATCAGTGGCTAGTCTTGGAAACACCTCACCCAGCAAAAGATCATCAGTGGCTAGTCTTGGAAACACCTCACCCAGCAAAAGATCATCAGTCGCCAGTCTTGGAAACACCTCACCCAGCAAAAGATCATCTGTTGACACACCTATTGTTAAATCAACCAAGAAACAATCATCAGTTGATACACCTAAACTTGAGAAAAGGCTATTCACAGATGTTCTTGAGTTTACTTCAGAGGACATAGAAGACAATGTATTTTCGCCAAAGAAACAGGTTAAGGGAGtaacaccaaaaaaaaaaggtacAGGAGACATGGAAGTGATAGATGGGTCATATTCAGGTGAAACATCAGTAAAAACATCAACAAGGAAACGAAGAACCGAACTCAAGACTCCAGATCAAAGTAAACAAATAGATGGAGCCACTTCACGCAGAAAATCCAATatcaaaaaagatatttttgattttgaatccGATGAAGAAGTGATTTTGAAAACATTGGGAAGAAAGCAGAAAAGCGAAACGGATAGACCGGAAACCCCCAAGACTGAGTCCAATAGACTAAAAACTCAACATACTCCCAAAACTGAAGGTGACAAATTTAAAACTCCTAAAAGTGTAAAAGAAGGAAATAAATCCTATTCACGGTCAGGGAAAGAGTCAGTAGAAATTCTAAGTAATGAAGTCATTCCAGATTCAAATGATTCTGATGGTGAAAGTGGAGAGGACTTTCCCTTGTTGAATTCTCCTATTAAAGAGAGTTGTAAGGTCTCTTCAAGGTCTAATAAAACCTCACACAGTAAAAAGGTTGTACCAACACCTGATTATACTGATACTCCAAGGCCACAAAGGACCAAAAGGATTTCTACAGAGAAACTTACATCTTTAAAATCTCACAATTCACTTCCTTCTCCTGTAGTTGACGATGTTCAGCATTCTTCCAAACAAAGTCGGACAAACGGGAGGAAGTCTCGCACCAGTGCTAGTGTTGACTCTGATGTGGACATTGACAGTGGTGATACTGCTGTGTCAGCACTTACTGCTGCTAACCTAGCAACAAAAGCATCTCCAGAAAAACGCTACTCATTGAGAGCTACACGGCAACGGAGGGAATCTGGGGGTTCTAATGTCAGTAACTCCTCAATGGTGACACGGTCGAGGACGAGTGTTTCTGAGGATTTAGAGTCTAACTTATCacagaacaaaacaaaagtttCCTCAAGGTTACAAACATTGGATGAGGACAATGACTCGGATAACAAGGTCATCTCCATTAAG gaAACACAGATCCGATCTTCAAAGAG GAAATCAATGTCGTCTACAAACGTTGAGTTACCACGTAAATCAGGAAGAC GATTCTCTTTAAGATAA